The following DNA comes from Nicotiana sylvestris chromosome 10, ASM39365v2, whole genome shotgun sequence.
CcgaaggggtacaaacctcctaagttcgagatgtttgatggtgcaggtgatccaagggtccatatGAGGACATACTGCAACAAGCTGGTCAGAGtaggaaaagatgaaaggatctGCATGAaactgttcatgaggagtctgaaaggagatgcgctatcttggtacatcagccaagatcccaataAGTGGTCGAGCTGGGTAGGTATGGTATCTGAATTTATGGACAGGTTAAGGTTTAACATAGAGAACGCGCCAGACGTGTTTGTATatccagaatctaaagaagaagcccacagagacatTTCATGAGTATGGTAGTCGCTGGAGGTTCAAAgctactaaggtcagacctgcctaagaagaagaataaatgaacaagttctttgtccgggctcaagacccacaatattatgaacgATTGATGGGGATTGAGAATCATAAGTTTTCTAACATAATCAAACTAGGGGAacgaattgaagaaggtattaagagcggtatggttacaaacttcgaggccttgcaagctacaaataagtcATTTCAGTCTGGTGGTATGTCTAAGAagagggacgtaggggccgtgatggtcgcacaaaggaccaagtctcttctcaaataccaaacttacctaatacatccactcatatatcagccaaccccaaattaccaaacacCCTCCTACCAAGCttcaccaccaacttatcagtcatctccaccccctgcatatcaacctacctcacccagatactcccagcccactcatgtctaccaaacatACAATGCCCAACCATCTTATTACCCATCATTAACCCTCGTTAGCAAAAATTTCCTTAggccccgacctaattttgatcggaGGCCTCCAAAACAATACACAGCCATCACCGAGCCCATTGACCAGctatatgagagactcaaagccgcCAGTTATGTTACCCCCCGTCCCTGCTACAACCCCtaagaatccttctcagtgggttaacccaaacaagtcttGTGCAGACCACTCCATTATGAAAGGACACACTATCGATGAATGCCGCTCTTTAAAAGATAAGATACAGTCTCTGATTGATAACAAAGTCATTGTAGCAAAGGAAGCCACTCTGAACGTCTGCAATAACCTCTACTAGACCATAATGGCGGGGGTATTAACATGATCGAAATGGAGGACGATTGGGATCCGAAGGATCCATCAATTTGATTGCAAAAGGcaatgacccaaagaaaccagcAGTAACTCTCAATCCGATTATAGTCTAGATCCAACCGTCTGAGAACACCGAGGTAGATATGTCTATGCCTCTTGAATTTGAAGCAGCGACATCAGCAAAGGCACCAGCACCATTTGAGGATGTAGTCTTTCCACCTAAAGAACATGTTCCATTCGAAGTGAAGATAGTCGCACAGATCCCAATGGTGATGTCCACCATACCGTCATTTTACACAAATGCCATACACTGGGATTATACAGCCGAGGCAACAAGAAATTGTTAGGTCAGAATTGAAAGACCATCGCAGcctagggtatgacaagaactggtagagtctatacccctgaacatctagctgaatcaagcaagcagtcCTCCAATCGGCCTCCCCTCATTAAGACAGGTccggatgacctttggaggaaaatacaagccaaggagtattcggtcattgaCCAGTTGAACAAGacgccagcacaaatatccatcCTCTCGTTGCTGCAGAATTCCAAaacacacaagaatgctctgttgaaggtgctgagtgaagcctACGTGCCTAGTAACATCACTGGCGAGGAAATGGCTAATATGGTGGGGCTAGTGCTAGAAAGCCACGAAATCACCTTTTATGAGGACGAGCAACCGCCTGAAGGGCCAGGtcacaacaaagcactacacatcactatacaatgcgaagactatttaatcaccaggatcctgatcgacgggggttccagccttaacatttgtcctttggtaacactcaagaagttgggtaaagggctgtATGGGATAAAAGAAGGAGAAATCAATGTGAATGtttttgatgggtctcaaaggtctaccattggtgagattagtctgtGTCTGCAGATAAAACCAActtggttcgaggtcgattttcaagtgatagatgtgccaGCGTCCTACAACTTGATGCTATGATGAcactggattcatgctgctggggccgtagctTCAACGCTGCATCAGGtcgtaaagttcgaatggaatcaccaggaagtgatcattaaTGGTGACGgtagcaatcctatatacagtcgccaaaccattccGGCAATTGGAGGAAGAAgaaagctgggtggagaaacttaccaccacatcgaGCGGGTCAATTctttgacaaagacaaatggtgggataacaagatcgagagtacaTTGAactggagtgggtacgaacctggcaaaggactCGGCAAGAATTTCCAAGGCATCTCTAAACTTATAAAACCCAagaacatggcactactttcgatttgggatatgaatacacctgggaggAGTTCAATAATAGGTCGCCACCATGGAGCGGTCCTTGCTACCCGTTAGAGCAAATAATACCGCACCTGAAGCAGACTTTTCAACAGGCCGACATTGTCTATGAGACAGATAAAGAAGAAGCACTCGCGACAATGAaaaacttgtttctagaggacaatgatatgaattgttgtgttattctcgaggaggagagACAGGAAGGTCCTTCCATACAAGTTATGAGCAGAGGGGCATACCACAACAATTGGACTATCAAGACCACCAGAGCCcgatgagcctcggggtagcaaggctaaaacaagcactatTCATTGTTTTATTTACTGAATGgtttttcttttcgcatttttcaaaTTCTGCGAtaagattttcaattttcaaaccaattattcaatttatcaaagcatGCTTGATTTTTccaatgaattaatatttatttatatcgTTTTCCTCCTTAttttaccaatacaacattactattacttatcttgatgaaccaatgactgtgacatgcaatgagacaatgcaacaaatgtACATTGATTCAGAAAAAAATGACATACCTGATGAGactgtcaaagaagttgagaacacGAATCTGCAtgcacctatcgccatcagagaagaaagaatacacaaagTGTCTAATGgggtatgaggacatatttgcttCGTCGTATGGTGCCATGAccggtctgagtacgtctattgtggcttacaaactgccaaccgatccaaggtgtccaccggtaaagcaaaagctcagaaagttcaaacctgatatgagtctgaaaatcaaggaagaagtcactaagtagatcaaagctaaggttctcagggtggttgagtacccgacatggttagccaacattgttccAGTACCAAGAAAGGTGGAAGGTTAGAGTCTATgtcaactaccgggatctcaaccaggctagtccgaaagacgacttccctttaccgaatatacacatcctgattgacatctgtgccaagcatgatctatagtcattcgtggattgcttcgctggttatcatcagatctagatggatgaggaagatgttcagaaaacagctttcattatgccgtggggagtgtattgttacaagatgatccCATtcagcctgaagaatgcagggtcCATGATACACTCAAATTATACTTTAATAAATAGTGTTAGGCGGTcgatgtcaaatataataacccaacaagattggggtcgaatcccataggGAATATGTGTGAAACGGTTACTCAAACAGTGTGTTACTTGATAAAGtcataattcgattcagttaatggtaacaagagtatgaaatGATTTTGGTTTAAAGTAATAGTTAATTGTAGagttgagaatgtaaataatttgattaaagaaaccaaggtaGTGTCCCCTTTTATGAAGTGTAAtactatcggtgttaatatgatatatttctaatggaaggtccttttgatatgcaaatgatgtctaaatgactacccaatattttccaatagttgggtagtatttcctctttatgatttttccaaatataaaagagttgcaattaagaacaatcaatatatgccaaataaaacccacttattcctaagcgattctattaaacactggtttaaagccttgagtctttaaTATTTACTActaccaaattctaacccactttcccaagtaaagcaagaatttaatggcacttgttaatgtttgcaaccactaacaatgaatgaagaatgagaagtaaataaatatcaaccaaccattatatatatatatgtatatttaatgttaaacacccattgacataacacccatttagggtccacaaccttagtatttaatgttagctacacatgctaaaatataaaaggaagagaatatttaatgccataaaacttacaaagtgaaagattcttgacccaaaagcttccaaaagagaagAATATTAAAGCCTTCCATTGTAGTCTCAAAGTCAGACGAGATGAACCCACAAAACctcaataaatctatttatagagggCCAAAATCCGAGACATaaattggacaaaaatgccctttcaagTTAAATATGCGACCGCATATCTGTCGCATAACAAACATGTGGCCCGCATTCTCCTCATGACAATCGCATTTCAAAACCCTAGTTTCCAGGCCGTCTTGGCGCTGTTGATTTGTGGTCCGCATACCAGGTATGCGATCGCATTTAGCGTCGCATTTTCCACCATTAGATTTCTCTCCATGAGTTtacggtccattatgcggtccgcaaacctATTATGCGATCACATTCtggaccgcatttcttgcacTAGATTTTGGCCAACATTTTGTTGTGGTTTACGATCTTATGCGCATTATGCGGCTCGCATGTGGGATTTGCGATCGCATCTTGGACCGCATTTCTATATTTGTGCTACATTTtactcttttcttgtctttttgtggcTTTTTGCTTTCATTTCCATACTCTTAGGTCCTTAAACCTCATGTACTGCAAAAtcactaaaattacataagtataggAGATAATTGCAttcaaaacaagctaaaatctaagtaatttgtattgaaatgtgccgaaattctccggcaTATCAATacccccaacttaaactcttgcttgtcctcaagaaactAAAACAACACTATCCTATTCTAGACACCATCTACAAGACATGAAACAATAGTAACCATGGAGAGTGTTTGTTGTTAGTACTTCAAGCATGCATCTTCGATTGTTTTACCCTTCCTAAACCATCAATAAATACAAGGAAACCTAATCAACTTGTGAAATTTTGAGCCTAGACCAATTTAACAAAATGTTACCCTCAGTTGAGTGCACTTGCATTTGATTCAAAAACTCAACTTCTGTGCAACCTCACAGTTCATGTGCCCTCActagaaagaaagtcccaaaatcaCAATATTTACAATGACAATAAGAAGGGACGAATTCACAAATACACTCACTCTAAAGAAAAATTTCAAGTGTTGCAACACaccataccataggcttgcccttgtTTTAATTCATCGCTTAATTCTAAGAACGCTCGGTTGGAGATCCCATAAagactttttaagcttgtaatgtaggtttagggaagggtAGGATAAACATTTGGGTACAAAtgactacaccctccttgaacactaatcacattttctttcttgttgctctTTGCTTCTTTCCTAACAACATAGCCTTCATTAGCTTCAACTTTTCCACCATTTAGTCGCCTCAACTACCTATTTTATTCTTTTCAAGGCTCCTTATGTGTAAATACTCACAACtcttatatttattttttctttcattttttttatatattgctTTTGGAGCATGAGTAGTTTCACATTTTGAGGTTCACTTTCCTACGCTCATTGTACAATCTTACCAATTTCCGACTTTGCAACACACCCCAACTTAGGattttagcctcattctcaattATCAAGAGGGACgggttcaaaagagggaattatttcacaaaaagagaaaggtttgtaatgaggtagtcaaagaaaaggttaaaggctcaaatgggGTAACTAGTGATACTATCTGTACAATGGATGGCTTGAAAGGCTAACTGGTTTTCCAAAAATCACAAAGACTGCCTAAGGTCATTTCTCCAACCAAATGTAAGTATTATAAGCATAAAAAAACCAactgggcaagttctagatggcagaagcaaacacaagaattatttacacaaagaactcacacacatggcacacgAACTGTTTGGATCACATAGTTTGAAGCCCTCGGGTTAACACTTGGAAACTCAAAGCTTTcatcatatatacatgtataactCTAGGTAGACATAAAGTCACagagcgagcctcaagttcacaTAGTTGATCTCTTCTGGAAGGGTATAAGCTATATACAGACACACATGCTTGAAACTAGACACTTACACCAAACCGGTCAACATGTTTCATTCTACTAtcctggttctactattacacccttggaaaagaacctggtgaagaaaaaccaaggggaattcaTTGCTAATTACTAAAGCTGGAGAACTAtctacttgtttttgttttttttatatgcACAAGGATAACATAATTTTTTTTCCAAATCACAAAACACTAATATATACAGAATCACAAAATACACATGAGTACATAAGTTTGTTTGTAACACAAAAGAATAAACATGTACAACAGTTACCAATATCATAAAAGTATATACAAGGCTACCACCCCCAACTAAAAAGCATGCATTGTCCCAAATGTATAAGAACATAAAGTAGAGTTTAAGGGGCTCTCTGAGGTGCACTAAGCGCTATGGGAGGCGGTAGCCGGCTGAGTGATGGTGGGGTCTCCCTCGGATGCTGAAGATGGGAAAAATGAGATCTTGGCCTGAGGAGTGACCTCCACTAATGAAGGAGGGATCTTTGGCTGGCCCAATACTGGAGCTGGGGCCTGTGAGCTACTAGCCTTACCCGCTGATGGCTGAGTGGCCGATGGATCTACAGGGGTAGCCATATCTGCTAGCCAATGTTGTATCGCCATCCGAATGTCTGCTTGCTCCTCGTCCTCAGCTCTAGGAGCAGTAATCTGCTTGCCCTTCTCCTGAGGGCCATCATCCTCCTTGGACCACGAATGCTTCTCATCCTCGCCCTCATCTGCCTTCTCACCCTCGGACTCAGTAGAGTATTCAGAAACCTCCTCATCGGGAATATCAATATGTACAGAAGTAGTTGGAGACTGGGAAGCCCCAGCAGTCTGAGGTGCAATGTCTGCCATCAGGGTAGTGAAATCAAGACCTAAATTTGGTGCTGCTGTGTCTGCACCCTGCTCACCTTCCTTTAGCAGGAGTGATGATAGATCGAACTCCAAAGTCTGCATCTTGTGGAGCTCGGTCTTCATAGTGGAAACCTCCTCTCGGAGCTTAGGCAGGTCACAAACCTCAACTTGCTTTATTTTCTCAACCCTCAACTCAAGCTGTTACAGGCGATCCCCAtaagttgtttgttgttgttggagtGCTATCACTGAGGACTGTATCAGAGTCAAAGCCTGTTTGATGAGGTTCGGTAAGGTCTTCAGAAGTTGGTCTACCTTAGCATTAGCATGCTGCGCAATGAGACCAAACCTCGAGATGGCTGGCAGTGCAGCAGAAGTCTGAGCAATGGTGGATTTAGAGGCGGGTTATGTAGTGGAAGTGGATGCAACCGGAGCCTGAGGGGACACAGGAGTCTGGGACTCTGAGGGCTCTACATCAACTAGAATCGGAGTCTTAACCTCTAGGGGAGTAACAACATCACTAATGCGCGTGATGTCAATATCCTTCAGCACATTCCCTGTCTTGTCAGAGTGTGACATGAGTGGGACGTTCACAACCTTGTAGAGGGCTGTGATCAAACAGGGGAATGCCAGTGAAGTGGCTGTCTGCCTTGCTCGAATCCCTAAATCTTGGAAGATAAGGGCACCCACATCGATCTTGATTCGCGTCATAATGCATGCAATGAGAAGAGCCTTCTCAATGCTTATGTCAGTTTCATTTGTGGACTGTATTAGTCTAGAGGTAACAAAGCTAAGCCGAAATTGACCCTCTCATGTGAGATCCTCCTTTAATATTTTGTGCACAGTATTGATCCAAGCATGGGTCCCCTTTGCTATCACAGATGCTCTCCAACTCTGTTCATTCTCCCGGTTTACCCATTTGGCTTTGTACTCAGTTGTGCCCGGGCTCCAGTCAGGGATGTAAAATTTATTAATAGTCTTAGCGATGCAGCTCACGTCTTTCCCCCGAACTAATACAATATGACAGAATACCCTATTGCGCTTATGGTAAGAAGTCCTGGAAGCTCCGTATGAGGCATAAAACTTATGGACGGGGGGTTTTATTGTAGTCATCTGGCAGCTTGGTGAAACActcccattttcttgcttttacgTTCTCCCAAATATGGGGGTGCTGCTCTTTAAGTCCGCTCATGCTCACTTGTTTCTCGGTAGGGATTTTTCTCTTTGTTAGCCCTTCTCTATAGAGTTCCCTAGAACCATCAATTGCAAACCGAAGTTGGAAGTCATCACCCCTTTTTCTTCGTGCCTCTGCCTGTAGGTCTATTGAAGGCAAGGTATCCTCCTCATCAGACTGGGAGGGATGTGCCACAGTAGTATCCAGTCGTCGAAGTTTTGGTGGTGTTGCTTGATGAATGGTGGAGGCCCTTTTCTTGGAAGAGGATGCATGTTTCTTGGGAGCCATATCTGCACAGAAATACCATGTGAGCAACCGAGTAGGCAacagtgaaaagaaaaaaaaaacaaaaaagaagtcacAACGCGACAGGTATGCGGTCGCATTACCACTATGCGGACCACAAACTTGTCGCAAACTTGCAATCTCTTGAAATAATACAAGTATGCGATGGGTTATACGATCGCATAACCACTATGCAGACCGCATAACCATCACAAACCTAATTTCTCAGAAAACCAAATCATGAAATGCGATCACAAATTTCACCACAAAATAAGAAATGCGATCACAAAATGGTCGCAAAAATCATGTTGTGAAACTGGGTGTACTGTGTTAGTATGCAGGAGTTTGTGGTCCGTATATTAATTATTCAATCTCTTCCTCAGCCAATATAGGGTTTAGTTATACGACAAAAATGCAGACCGCATTTTGATTTTGCGAGCCGCAAATGTCATCGTTCCCAATGATTGAACTGATCCTCAGTAATGGCGGACCTAATTTTCACTACCCAGCACCCCCATATTTGGGAGAACATAAAAGCCAGAAAATGGGAGTGTTTCACCGAGCTACCAGATGACTCAATGAAACCCTTGTCCGTGAGTTTTATGCCTCATACGGAGCTTCCAGGACTGCTCACCACAAGCACAATAGGGTATTTTGTGATACTGTATTAGTTTGGGGGAAAGACGTGATCTACAGCGCTAAGACTATTAATAAATTTTACATCCCTAATTGAAGCTCTGGCACAGCTGAGTATCAAGCCAAATGGGTAAACTAGGAGAATGAGCAGAGTTGGATAGAATCTATGATAGCAAAGGGGAACCATGCTTGAATCAATCCTTCGCAAAAAATATTCAAGGAGGATCTCACACGATAGGGTCGATTTTGTCTTAGTTTTTTCACCTCTCGACTAATACCGTCCACAAATGAGACTGACATAAGCATTGAGAAGGCTCTTCTCATAGCATGCATTATGACGGGAATCAAGATCGATGTGGGTGCCCTTATCTTCCAAAAGTTCGGGATCCGAGCAAGACAGACTGCCATTTCACTGCCATTCACCTATTTGATCACAGGCCTCTGCAAGGCCGTGAACATTCCACTCATGTCACTCTCCGATAAGACAGGAAAGGTGTTGCAGGATATTGACATCACGCGCATTAGTGATGTTGTTACTCCCTATAGGTTCAGACTCCGATTCCAGTTGATGTAGAGCCCTCAGAATCCGAGACTCCTGTGTCCCCTCAGGCTCCAGTTGAATCCACTTCCACTGCACAGCCCGCCTCTCAGTCCACCATTGCTCAGCCTTCTGTTGCACTGCCATCCATCTCGAGGCTTGGTCTCATTACTCAACATGCCAATGCCAAGGTAGACCAGCTTTTGAAGACCTTACCAAACCTCATCAAACAGTCCTTGACTCCGATACAGTCCTCAGTGACAACactccaacaacaacaaacaacttaTGCGGATCGCCTGCAACAGCTTGAGTTGAGGGTTAAGAAGATAGAGCAAGGTGAGGTTTGTGACCTGCCTAAGCTCCGGGAGGAGGTTGCCACTATAAAGACCGAGCTCCATAAGATGCAGACTTTGGAGTTTGATCTATCATCACTCCTTCCCAAGGAAGGTGAGTAGGGTGCAAACACAGCAGCACCAGATTTGGGTCTTGATTTTACTACTCCGATGGCAGACATTGCACCTCAGACTTTCGGGGcttcccagtctccaaatcctcCAGTACGTATTGGTATTCTTGATGAGGAAGTTTCCAGATGATCTATTGATTCCGATGGTGAAGAGGCAGACGAGGGAGAGGATGAGGAGAATTCGTGGTCCACGAAGGATGATAGCCTTCAGGAGAAGGGCAAACAGATTGTTGCTCCTACAGCTGAGGACGAGAAGCAAGCAGACATTCAGATGGCGATACATCATTCGCTAGCAGATATAGCCGCCCCTGCAGATCCATCAACCACTCAGCCATCAACGGGCAAGGCTAGCAGCTCATAGGCCCTAGCTCTAGTATTGGGCTAGCTAGAGATCCCTCCCCCATCAGTGGAGGTCACTTCTCAGGCCAAGATCTCATCAGTCCCAGCTTCAACATCCGAGGGTGACCCCACCATCACTCAGTCGGATGCCGACTCCCATAGCGCTTAGTGCACCTCAGGGAGCCACTTAAACTCTACTCTATGTTCTTATGCATTGGGGATAATGCAAGCTTTTTAGTTGGTGGTGGTAGCCTTATATATACTTTTGTGACATTGGAAACCGTTGTACATGTTTATGTTTTTGTGTTACAAACAAACTTATGTACTCATGTGTATTTTGTGATTCTGTATATATTAGTGTTTTGTGATTTGGAAAAAAAATTATGTTATCCTCGTgcatataaaaaaaa
Coding sequences within:
- the LOC138879448 gene encoding uncharacterized protein, which gives rise to MTRTGRVYTPEHLAESSKQSSNRPPLIKTGPDDLWRKIQAKEYSVIDQLNKTPAQISILSLLQNSKTHKNALLKVLSEAYVPSNITGEEMANMVGLVLESHEITFYEDEQPPEGPGHNKALHITIQCEDYLITRILIDGGSSLNICPLVTLKKLGKGLYGIKEGEINVNVFDGSQRSTIGEISLCLQIKPTWFEVDFQVIDVPASYNLML